In Candidatus Cohnella colombiensis, one DNA window encodes the following:
- a CDS encoding phosphopantetheine-binding protein, translated as MNETTVLDLEQIKETIKSKLLIERLELEDITTEEISDDMPLFGEGLGLDSIEAFEIMVGLEEVYGVMVENIPADELKLHLYNVNSIAAFIMSQK; from the coding sequence ATGAATGAGACAACGGTACTCGATCTTGAACAAATCAAAGAAACGATTAAATCAAAATTACTTATCGAACGACTAGAACTCGAGGATATTACGACTGAGGAAATTAGCGACGATATGCCTCTATTTGGCGAAGGCTTGGGACTAGATTCCATTGAGGCATTCGAAATAATGGTTGGCTTAGAAGAAGTGTACGGTGTCATGGTGGAGAACATCCCTGCGGATGAATTAAAGCTCCACTTATATAATGTAAATTCAATAGCGGCCTTCATTATGTCGCAGAAGTAG
- a CDS encoding SDR family NAD(P)-dependent oxidoreductase gives MLLSNQVAIITGATRGIGRAVVDRFILEGATVVGVYSSNKDAADRLVADYAAKGIELRMYQGSITDAHFIATLMNDVYEAFGHIDVLVNNAGVTQDQLALMMTLEQWQHVFHTNYIGTSVCCETAIPYLLKSNRGKIVNVVSVSAVYGREAQSNYAASKGAIIGLTKLLARQYASHGLAINAIAPGMIETDMTDKVPSSDVDGFLMHTHHNRMGTSDETASTILYLASSLSEYVSGQVIKQDGGFLR, from the coding sequence ATGCTGCTATCCAATCAAGTGGCGATAATTACAGGAGCAACTAGAGGCATAGGTCGTGCAGTTGTTGATCGATTCATCCTAGAAGGCGCCACCGTAGTCGGCGTATATAGTAGCAATAAGGATGCCGCAGATCGACTTGTGGCGGATTATGCAGCTAAAGGAATCGAGCTACGGATGTATCAAGGTTCCATAACAGATGCTCATTTCATTGCAACGCTAATGAACGATGTCTATGAAGCATTCGGTCATATCGATGTACTTGTGAATAACGCCGGAGTCACACAGGATCAACTTGCACTTATGATGACATTGGAGCAATGGCAGCATGTGTTTCATACAAACTACATCGGTACAAGTGTCTGCTGCGAGACCGCAATTCCCTATCTATTGAAATCCAACCGTGGCAAAATCGTCAATGTTGTGTCCGTTAGCGCAGTGTACGGCAGAGAGGCTCAGAGCAACTATGCAGCTTCTAAAGGTGCAATTATTGGACTTACCAAGCTGCTTGCAAGACAATACGCCTCACATGGTCTCGCTATTAACGCTATTGCTCCAGGAATGATAGAGACAGATATGACAGATAAAGTTCCCAGCTCGGATGTCGATGGCTTCCTGATGCACACTCATCATAACCGAATGGGGACATCGGACGAGACTGCTTCTACGATCCTGTATTTAGCTAGCTCGCTCTCTGAATACGTCTCAGGTCAAGTCATCAAACAAGACGGCGGATTTCTGCGTTAA
- a CDS encoding beta-ketoacyl-[acyl-carrier-protein] synthase family protein, translating to MHSPPTNKRIVISGIGVLCSLGTSPEQVFQSMLANTSGIRPVTHFPTDTLQCHIAGEVDWGTDTLEAFGDLSYDKCAQFAITAAQQALQHSGLSVLQQGTSITGIRAERFGLALGTCNGGILSLEAQWTVTELDTKLTGKYPFYQQSDDVASYLGVRGPVTTINTACAASGNAIGYAYDMIRWGYADAMLAGGSDPLSHTVYAGFNVLRALNPLPSSPFGTNLGLNLGEGAAFVVMETLESALQRGATIYGEVCGYGLSNDAHHETAPHPEGRGIQRAVDMALRQSGVPKDQIEYINAHGTGTKANDQAEIAGLRSVFGAEMSVPISSSKAYFGHNLGAAAAIELVTALYAIHRGYVPGTLRLDALREGCEGARIIGEKMEPRRPQYVLNNNSAFGGHNASLVLRTSPSAEDELESSLEKQHVHHRVAIVGIGAVSNWMTPGNGVLAEMTARRRSESEPFSLKELHPDHYERRMNTLCQSSIGATRLAYEDAGWSEQDLSSGQIGYIYGTARGSTSSIAKFLGSIFEKGAEFASSIYFPHTVINSISGKTAEKLGLTGFSSSLSTGGSDGLTAALYAAGTIRGGLQQRCLIGAGDDHSELSDAIDRAQALHELPYTRTEGSVCLALSELDNAQLSGQRIYAELLGFGTAFGRGQADSPIPSAIALAIEQALAEASLSPNQLDLILLNCPGRANDYILIKQWLSEIYPLNAPLLIDLNIQFGYGPSFSSMLQLAAAAELVSNCSPHTILEQWPELAGRQLRYVLTISATINGSYTAAIVGSVDGQ from the coding sequence GTGCATTCCCCCCCAACTAATAAACGTATTGTAATCTCTGGAATTGGCGTGCTTTGCTCGCTGGGTACTAGTCCCGAACAAGTATTCCAATCGATGCTCGCGAACACGAGTGGAATCCGCCCTGTTACTCATTTTCCAACAGATACACTTCAGTGTCATATCGCCGGCGAGGTCGATTGGGGCACGGACACCTTAGAAGCTTTCGGCGATCTCTCATACGACAAATGTGCGCAATTCGCGATCACTGCAGCCCAGCAGGCTTTACAGCATAGTGGCTTGTCGGTTCTACAACAGGGAACATCTATTACCGGAATTCGAGCAGAGCGGTTCGGTCTTGCACTAGGCACTTGCAATGGCGGTATCTTGTCTCTTGAAGCGCAGTGGACTGTAACCGAGCTAGATACGAAATTGACCGGAAAATATCCGTTCTACCAACAAAGCGATGATGTTGCAAGTTATCTAGGTGTACGAGGACCTGTCACCACGATCAACACCGCCTGCGCGGCAAGTGGCAATGCGATCGGCTATGCCTATGACATGATCCGTTGGGGTTATGCGGATGCGATGCTTGCTGGAGGTTCTGACCCACTGTCCCATACGGTATATGCAGGCTTCAACGTGCTCCGCGCTCTGAATCCTTTACCTTCGTCCCCTTTCGGCACGAACTTGGGACTTAACCTTGGAGAAGGCGCTGCCTTTGTCGTGATGGAGACACTGGAATCTGCCTTACAGCGGGGGGCAACAATCTATGGTGAAGTGTGTGGATACGGGCTCAGTAACGATGCTCATCACGAAACAGCACCTCATCCCGAAGGTCGAGGCATTCAGAGGGCTGTGGATATGGCGCTGCGTCAATCGGGTGTTCCTAAGGATCAGATCGAATATATCAATGCACATGGCACAGGAACGAAAGCGAACGACCAAGCGGAAATTGCAGGTTTAAGAAGCGTATTCGGCGCAGAGATGTCCGTCCCGATCAGCTCTAGCAAAGCCTACTTTGGACATAATCTTGGCGCAGCCGCAGCGATCGAGCTTGTCACTGCTCTTTATGCGATTCACCGCGGATACGTCCCCGGCACATTGCGACTCGATGCTCTCCGTGAAGGCTGTGAAGGCGCACGAATTATCGGAGAAAAGATGGAGCCTCGGCGTCCACAATATGTATTAAACAATAATTCAGCGTTCGGGGGGCACAATGCTTCACTAGTGTTGAGAACTTCTCCATCCGCTGAAGATGAGCTAGAAAGTTCACTTGAGAAGCAGCACGTCCACCATCGCGTCGCAATTGTCGGAATAGGAGCCGTCAGTAACTGGATGACACCGGGTAATGGCGTACTCGCTGAGATGACTGCAAGGCGGAGAAGCGAATCGGAGCCTTTCTCACTCAAAGAGCTTCATCCTGACCACTATGAACGAAGAATGAATACGCTGTGCCAGAGCAGCATTGGCGCGACGCGATTGGCTTATGAGGATGCAGGATGGTCCGAGCAGGACCTATCCTCTGGACAGATCGGCTACATCTACGGGACAGCACGGGGGAGCACGAGCAGCATTGCCAAATTCCTTGGCTCGATCTTTGAGAAGGGTGCTGAATTTGCTAGCAGCATTTACTTCCCGCATACCGTTATTAATTCGATCTCTGGCAAAACCGCTGAGAAGCTTGGATTGACAGGCTTCAGCAGTTCTCTCAGCACAGGAGGCAGCGATGGGCTTACTGCAGCTCTCTATGCAGCCGGAACGATTCGCGGCGGGTTGCAGCAAAGATGCTTAATCGGCGCTGGCGACGATCACTCTGAATTGTCAGATGCGATCGATCGCGCACAGGCACTCCATGAGCTTCCTTATACACGTACAGAAGGAAGCGTATGCTTAGCTCTCTCCGAGCTCGACAACGCCCAACTTTCGGGACAACGAATCTATGCCGAATTGCTCGGCTTCGGCACTGCTTTCGGAAGGGGACAAGCTGACAGCCCTATCCCCTCAGCGATTGCACTAGCCATCGAGCAAGCACTCGCAGAAGCCTCTCTGTCTCCCAACCAATTGGATTTGATTCTGCTCAATTGTCCGGGTAGAGCGAATGATTACATCCTGATAAAGCAGTGGTTATCCGAAATCTACCCGCTAAATGCACCTCTATTAATTGACTTAAATATACAATTTGGTTATGGCCCTTCATTCAGTTCAATGTTGCAGCTCGCTGCCGCAGCAGAATTGGTGTCCAATTGCTCGCCTCACACCATTCTGGAGCAATGGCCTGAACTTGCGGGACGGCAACTCCGATACGTCTTAACGATAAGCGCCACGATTAACGGGAGTTACACCGCTGCAATTGTCGGCAGTGTCGATGGACAGTGA
- a CDS encoding cation:dicarboxylase symporter family transporter, with the protein MRTLSFRWLKSVWTILGSIVLGGATGFMLPSLAEQVAPFGDLYLAFLKMCAIPIMMTAIVSSIGSLFMNRGAIKLIRRMVVVFFIGLLLVSALALIAGMIGQPGSGLSEEAKHVLGSIVNQSEQGSAIVVQDSSERGLLDFLLGLVPSNIFSALGEGNSLQILFFSIIAGATIGIVSTKPGEMLLDLADVAFKAFQKAIAWSMYLLPMGLFCMMADQLSTIGADLFPAIFKLIIWINVASLIVALISIAIIAHRLQLSIFVVFRSLKEVLTIAFGTRNSIASIPSSLHALTNHLKLDAATARLVVPLGMILCRYSMVLIYGLGITFTAQLYDVSLTATQLLTVWVVAALAALAGAGSPALVSISMLALLASPLHLPADTTIILLLAINPLIDPFITSASVLANCAATTLISSDINQVQVQPIEVGEVVHVS; encoded by the coding sequence TTGCGTACATTATCATTTCGTTGGCTGAAGTCCGTATGGACCATACTGGGGAGCATCGTACTTGGTGGGGCAACAGGATTCATGTTGCCATCGTTAGCGGAGCAGGTAGCTCCGTTCGGCGACTTATACTTGGCGTTCCTTAAGATGTGTGCCATTCCTATTATGATGACCGCAATCGTGTCGAGTATCGGAAGCTTGTTCATGAATCGCGGTGCGATAAAGCTCATTCGACGTATGGTCGTCGTGTTCTTCATCGGACTGTTGCTTGTCAGTGCGCTTGCTTTAATTGCAGGGATGATCGGGCAACCCGGAAGTGGATTGTCTGAGGAAGCTAAACATGTTCTCGGTTCAATTGTCAACCAAAGTGAACAAGGCTCTGCAATCGTCGTTCAAGATTCGTCTGAACGCGGGTTGTTAGATTTTCTGCTCGGTCTTGTTCCTTCTAACATATTCAGTGCATTAGGCGAAGGAAATAGTCTTCAAATCTTATTTTTCTCGATCATTGCAGGGGCGACCATCGGAATCGTATCGACGAAGCCCGGTGAAATGCTACTTGATCTCGCTGATGTCGCTTTTAAAGCTTTTCAGAAGGCGATTGCTTGGTCGATGTACTTGCTTCCAATGGGGCTGTTTTGCATGATGGCCGACCAGCTATCCACCATTGGTGCGGACTTATTCCCTGCAATTTTCAAATTAATTATATGGATCAATGTTGCAAGCTTGATCGTAGCTCTGATTAGCATAGCGATTATCGCTCATAGGCTACAGCTTTCAATCTTTGTCGTTTTCCGGTCATTGAAGGAAGTGTTGACGATTGCGTTTGGCACGCGCAACAGCATCGCTTCGATTCCTTCATCTTTACACGCTTTAACGAATCATCTGAAGCTAGATGCCGCCACAGCGCGACTTGTCGTCCCGCTTGGAATGATTCTATGTCGCTACAGCATGGTGCTCATCTATGGACTCGGTATCACATTTACAGCCCAACTCTATGATGTTTCACTCACAGCTACACAATTATTAACCGTTTGGGTCGTCGCTGCACTCGCAGCTTTAGCGGGTGCCGGTTCACCTGCACTCGTATCGATTTCAATGCTCGCATTACTCGCATCGCCTTTACATTTGCCAGCAGACACAACAATCATTTTACTGCTCGCCATTAATCCGCTTATCGATCCATTCATTACTTCAGCTAGCGTGTTAGCGAATTGCGCTGCAACGACATTAATATCTAGTGACATTAATCAAGTTCAGGTGCAGCCCATAGAGGTTGGAGAGGTTGTCCATGTTTCATAG
- a CDS encoding NHLP leader peptide family RiPP precursor, with the protein MSWTQEQVSEVTTKVIQKASTDAAFREVVLNDVYAAVKEVSGQEVPRDFKINVIDGAKYHANIVLPAFKASADELSETELESVAGGSKSAATDFFNGVGTAIEGGTKLAIDVIDAVGRNK; encoded by the coding sequence ATGAGCTGGACACAAGAACAAGTATCTGAAGTAACAACAAAGGTCATTCAAAAGGCAAGCACAGACGCGGCATTCCGCGAAGTCGTTCTTAACGATGTTTATGCTGCAGTCAAGGAAGTATCGGGTCAAGAAGTGCCGAGAGATTTCAAAATCAATGTGATTGATGGCGCTAAATATCATGCAAATATCGTATTGCCTGCATTCAAGGCTTCTGCAGATGAACTGTCCGAGACAGAGCTTGAAAGTGTAGCAGGTGGTAGCAAGTCCGCTGCAACAGACTTCTTCAATGGTGTTGGCACTGCAATTGAGGGCGGAACCAAACTCGCAATTGATGTTATCGATGCAGTAGGTAGAAATAAATAA
- a CDS encoding GNAT family N-acetyltransferase, which produces MFHRIKLNSDNGSRFQSLMFQNVYHRLNVRDQTGSIIAYGVEVDPIGSGASRIPVGAIVAYLDLKSNVAEVLSLFITEPYRKQGLATALAHEVERDLQSTSCHSLRFVYYAGKQNTAALEQFLSTRGWTTPVTEALIYHVDERIAQAAWLRERPLPARATFFPWSELSATDEQLLRSQEGTLYERFLSPFKSVGALASNSIGLRVEDHVVGWAINYQLSASQILYDCIYVHPDYQHSGVAFQLLSHSIRLQLDQHIPKALFTVNTTSHGMFTLAGRRLRPYAERISEKRVAYKTIRAEE; this is translated from the coding sequence ATGTTTCATAGGATAAAGCTAAACTCGGATAACGGGTCACGCTTCCAGTCACTCATGTTTCAGAATGTATACCACAGGCTGAATGTGCGCGATCAAACCGGTAGCATTATTGCATATGGAGTAGAGGTCGATCCTATCGGATCCGGCGCATCACGAATTCCCGTCGGCGCTATCGTAGCTTACCTCGACTTAAAGAGTAATGTCGCAGAGGTGCTTTCCCTCTTCATTACTGAACCCTATCGCAAGCAAGGACTAGCAACTGCGCTGGCTCATGAGGTGGAACGTGACTTACAGAGCACAAGCTGTCATTCGCTACGCTTCGTCTATTATGCCGGGAAACAAAATACTGCTGCGCTTGAACAGTTTTTATCGACTAGAGGATGGACCACACCGGTCACCGAAGCACTAATCTACCATGTCGATGAGCGAATTGCACAAGCCGCTTGGCTACGTGAGCGCCCGCTTCCGGCGAGAGCAACCTTCTTTCCTTGGAGCGAACTGAGCGCCACAGATGAGCAACTTCTTCGCTCACAGGAAGGGACACTATATGAGCGCTTCCTCTCCCCATTCAAGTCAGTTGGCGCATTAGCAAGCAATAGCATAGGCTTACGCGTAGAAGATCATGTCGTAGGCTGGGCAATTAATTACCAGCTTAGTGCAAGCCAAATTTTATATGATTGTATTTACGTCCATCCAGACTATCAGCACAGTGGAGTTGCGTTCCAACTGCTCTCTCATTCGATACGCTTGCAGCTTGATCAGCATATTCCTAAAGCATTATTTACTGTAAACACAACGTCACATGGGATGTTCACCCTCGCAGGTCGAAGGCTCCGTCCCTATGCAGAACGAATTAGCGAGAAGCGTGTTGCCTACAAAACGATCCGCGCAGAGGAGTGA
- a CDS encoding ABC transporter substrate-binding protein → MIRPMRITNSPLQKSLLWLFMLFLLASCGTLNSSTANTSPNLDMSATSSAAPVQAAPLSSDIVATLPKELQDIHRRGELRIAMYGQDRFPFFYVDDNGELTGSDVLLAQDIAYKFGVKAVFLRTATSFDEVANQVATGEADIALSKLSITLKRAQHVLFSEPYLTLHQSLLINRLQLARLGKSTTNAVEQIQQHGSTIGTITGTSYREFAEILFSSSEISSFATSQNLLDSVSKGEIVAALYDEFEFAKYLKQNPGSALTLQYIVLDDYVDPLAIAVSPNHPLLLSWINAYLQLNRPFINQLLHKFDIQN, encoded by the coding sequence ATGATCAGACCTATGCGGATAACCAATTCACCCTTACAGAAGAGCCTCCTCTGGCTCTTTATGCTATTCCTATTGGCTTCTTGCGGCACACTGAATTCTTCAACCGCTAACACTAGCCCTAATCTGGATATGTCTGCGACATCGTCAGCAGCCCCTGTACAAGCCGCTCCATTGTCTAGCGATATTGTAGCTACACTCCCCAAGGAGCTTCAGGACATCCATCGTCGCGGGGAGCTTCGGATCGCGATGTATGGACAGGATCGCTTTCCATTCTTCTATGTAGATGATAATGGCGAGTTAACCGGAAGCGATGTCCTGCTAGCCCAAGACATCGCCTATAAATTTGGCGTTAAAGCTGTCTTTCTCCGCACAGCAACTAGCTTCGATGAAGTTGCAAATCAAGTGGCTACGGGTGAAGCCGACATTGCGCTATCTAAGCTGAGCATCACATTGAAGCGCGCACAGCATGTGCTTTTTTCGGAGCCTTATCTTACCTTGCATCAATCTTTACTTATCAATCGTCTGCAATTAGCTAGACTAGGAAAGAGCACAACGAATGCGGTAGAGCAAATACAGCAGCATGGCAGTACAATTGGAACAATAACCGGCACCTCTTATCGCGAGTTCGCGGAAATTTTGTTCTCATCATCTGAAATTTCCTCCTTTGCTACAAGTCAGAATTTACTAGACTCTGTCAGCAAAGGTGAGATTGTCGCCGCACTCTATGATGAATTTGAATTTGCAAAATATCTCAAACAAAACCCAGGTAGCGCTTTAACGCTACAATATATCGTGCTTGATGATTATGTAGATCCGCTGGCTATAGCTGTTTCTCCTAATCATCCTTTGTTGCTATCGTGGATTAATGCGTATCTCCAATTGAATCGACCGTTCATTAATCAGCTATTGCATAAATTCGACATTCAGAATTAA
- a CDS encoding SDR family NAD(P)-dependent oxidoreductase — MRTTAFLSEAGSPVNQLLGRHLLERGVVLAAQFLTEKEAESFIQSLPVSHQSNCLPIISDPIETIANSQQLITNVIQELSTIDLYIHGTNWKDEAALRDQDPISFHHDIERRFTQLFLFCRSIGQAMAKKRNGRIILPLLADSLYSAGYPSSPIYNEGALSVVKSLAKELSPFKVTVNALTLGPFQLDVSSDEWRSIRKKLDIYSLKAQVPQQIEGLRALDILLDYGDGMSGQNLCWGYGTLSSS, encoded by the coding sequence ATGCGAACAACCGCTTTTCTAAGTGAAGCAGGGTCACCAGTGAATCAGCTGCTTGGTCGCCATTTGCTAGAACGTGGAGTTGTACTGGCTGCACAATTTCTGACTGAAAAAGAAGCAGAGTCGTTCATACAATCACTGCCTGTATCGCATCAATCCAACTGCCTGCCGATCATTAGCGATCCTATTGAAACCATAGCGAATTCCCAACAACTAATCACAAACGTAATCCAAGAGCTATCTACGATTGATCTATATATTCATGGTACGAACTGGAAGGATGAGGCTGCACTGCGCGATCAGGATCCGATCTCCTTCCATCATGACATTGAGCGACGGTTCACCCAATTGTTTCTTTTCTGCCGTTCAATCGGCCAAGCGATGGCGAAGAAGAGGAACGGCCGCATCATCCTCCCGTTGCTCGCAGACTCACTCTATTCCGCGGGCTACCCTAGCTCGCCAATTTATAACGAAGGCGCATTATCGGTCGTAAAGAGCTTGGCTAAGGAGCTGTCTCCATTCAAGGTTACCGTTAATGCGCTCACTTTGGGCCCCTTCCAATTAGATGTCTCTTCTGATGAATGGCGCAGCATTCGCAAAAAGCTGGATATCTATTCACTTAAGGCACAGGTACCGCAACAGATTGAAGGCTTACGCGCGTTGGACATACTCCTAGATTACGGTGATGGTATGAGCGGTCAGAATCTATGCTGGGGGTATGGGACACTTTCATCCAGCTAG
- the acpS gene encoding holo-ACP synthase, with product MIMGVGIDLLDIQRMENILRRNSQLFLQKLLSHEEYMYAESIVSKHKFVQWIAGRYAAKEAVLKACGTGFDGRVMLYQIQISTHPSLQPSVILPSTVSEWFGHSVKCALSISYTRKTAMGIAYLEQETSR from the coding sequence ATGATCATGGGTGTCGGTATTGATCTTTTGGATATTCAACGGATGGAAAACATTCTGCGCAGAAACTCTCAGCTATTCCTTCAAAAGCTACTAAGCCATGAGGAATATATGTACGCTGAATCAATTGTTTCAAAGCATAAGTTCGTGCAATGGATAGCTGGAAGATATGCGGCTAAAGAGGCTGTACTGAAAGCGTGTGGTACTGGATTCGATGGCAGAGTCATGCTTTATCAGATCCAGATTTCAACTCATCCTTCATTGCAACCCTCTGTCATTCTACCTTCAACCGTAAGTGAGTGGTTCGGGCATTCTGTAAAGTGTGCTTTAAGTATTAGCTACACAAGGAAGACAGCGATGGGAATTGCATATCTAGAACAGGAGACGAGTCGATGA